One window from the genome of Oryza glaberrima chromosome 3, OglaRS2, whole genome shotgun sequence encodes:
- the LOC127765056 gene encoding uncharacterized protein LOC127765056, with the protein MAYRAPALRPQLAASPASRVPLSDSRRPPVYSGSNGFWSGRGRSGRASTSSSWVEDKVLRRRGLDGDQTSVRAFSSPREGANWMGSSPASSSSSSSSHASSSSESWIRDKLSGVRPSSLAGRAPATGTKRQCSSPPPSADRSEKKAKEDLAMEEPPEALAMEEPPEALAMEEQQDALATKEQALAMEEEQGAPATKGEQEVLPEMEEEQLVMEEEQESLAMDKMESGMEEQPGIEEEVLPEMEEQLMIEEEQELSAMDKMESGMEEQPGIEEEQPATEEVPAMETPVLEKESVPYFAGPSFNFAPHPSKLPFPSLLIHLIHSH; encoded by the coding sequence ATGGCGTACAGGGCGCCGGCTCTCCGGCCGCAGCTCGCGGCGTCTCCGGCGAGCCGAGTTCCGCTATCTGATTCTCGTCGGCCGCCGGTATATTCCGGAAGTAACGGCTTCTGGAGCGGCAGAGGCAGATCGGGTCGCGCTTCGACCAGCTCGAGTTGGGTTGAGGACAAGGTACTCCGACGACGAGGTTTGGATGGTGACCAAACTTCAGTCCGCGCTTTCTCGAGCCCAAGAGAAGGGGCGAATTGGATGGGCAGTAGTCCCGCTTCctctagcagcagcagcagtagccacGCTTCCTCCTCGAGCGAAAGTTGGATTAGAGATAAGCTGTCCGGTGTCCGTCCGTCATCGCTCGCCGGGCGGGCACCGGCCACCGGCACCAAGAGGCAGTGCAGCAGTCCTCCGCCATCAGCTGATCGGTCAGAGAAGAAGGCGAAAGAGGATCTGGCGATGGAGGAGCCTCCGGAGGCTCTGGCGATGGAGGAGCCTCCGGAGGCTCTGGCAATGGAGGAGCAGCAGGATGCACTTGCAACTAAGGAGCAAGCTctggcgatggaggaggagcagggTGCCCCTGCAACTAAGGGGGAGCAGGAGGTGTTGCccgagatggaggaggagcaactggtgatggaggaggagcaggagtcGTTGGCGATGGATAAGATGGAGTCGGGGATGGAGGAGCAGCCAGGGATAGAGGAGGAGGTGTTGCCGGAGATGGAGGAGCAACTGATGatagaggaggagcaggagttGTCGGCGATGGATAAGATGGAGTCGGGGATGGAGGAGCAGCCTGGGATAGAGGAGGAGCAAccggcgacggaggaggtgccGGCGATGGAGACACCAGTGCTGGAGAAGGAATCTGTGCCGTACTTTGCTGGGCCGTCGTTCAACTTCGCACCACATCCGAGCAAACTCCCTTTTCCATCTTTACTTATTCACTTAATTCATTCTCACTGA